The nucleotide window TGGTCATATCGCGTCGTTTGCATCTTCTGCCACCTTGTATGATGTGGGTTTTAACCACTTTTTCCGCGGTAATGATGGCGACACTCCTGGTGACCTGATTTACTTTCAGGGGCATGTCTCTCCAGGTATGTATGCTCGCTCTTATGTAGAGGGGCGTTTAAATGAGTCACACCTCGACAACTTCCGTCGCGAAGTGAATGGCGGTGGCTTGTCTTCTTATCCGCATCCTTGGTTAATGCCTGATTACTGGCAATTCCCGACTGTATCTATGGGCTTGGGGCCAATCAAATCCATCTATCAAGCGCGTTTCAACCGTTATATGGAAGCGCGTGGTTTGATTCCCGTAACTGATCGGAAAGTATGGGCGTTCCTGGGTGATGGTGAATGTGACGAACCAGAAAGCTTGGGTGCTATTTCCTTGGCTGCTCGCGAAAAGCTGGACAATCTGATTTTTGTGATCAACTGTAACTTGCAGCGCTTGGATGGTCCGGTGCGTGGTAATGGCAAAATTGTCCAGGAACTGGAAGGTGTTTTCCGTGGCGCAGGCTGGAACGTGATCAAAGTTCTGTGGGGCCGTGGCTGGGACAAGTTACTTGCCAAAGACAAAACTGGCCTTCTGCAAAAGCGGATGGATGAAGTAGTTGATGGCGAAATGCAAAATTATAAAGCCAACGGTGGTGCCTACACCCGAGAACACTTCTTTGGTAAATATCCTGAGTTGCTTGAGTTAGTGAGTGACATGAGTGATGACGATATCATGGCGCTGGCGCGTGGTGGTCACGATTCACATAAAGTGTACAACGCCTATTACCAAGCCACTAATACCAAGGGCAAACCAACGGTTATTCTTGCCCAGACCGTCAAAGGTTATGGTATGGGATCATCAGGTGAGGCAATCAATAAGACTCACTCGGTTAAAAGTCTGGTAATTGAAGATCTTAAAAAGTTCCGCGACCGTTTCGAGTTGCCGATAAGTGATGAAGACCTGCCCAATTTGCCCTATTACCGTCCGGCAGAAGATAGTCCGGAAATGCAATATATGAGGGCGCGCCGCCAGGTATTGAAAGGGTACCTACCTTCGCGTAATGCGAGTTTTGATCCTTTGTTGGTACCTGCTCTGGATGCCTTTGCAGCCCAATTGAAGAGCACAGGTGAGCGTGAAATCTCTACTACCATGAGTTTCGTACGTATCCTGTCTTCCTTGGTAAAAGATAAAAACATCGGCAAGCAAATTGTACCGATTGTTCCCGACGAAGCTCGTACCTTCGGTATGGAAGGGATGTTTAAAACTGTAGGCATCTATTCTTCCGAAGGCCAGAAATATGTGCCTCACGATGCCGGCCAGATGATGTCCTATCATGAATCTGCCACTGGCCAGATCCTTGAGGAGGGCATTAATGAAGCGGGCTCCATGGCTTCCTGGATTGCAGCGGCTACGGCTTACAGCAATTACAGAAAACCGATGATTCCTTTCTACATCTACTACTCCATGTTCGGGTTCCAGCGTATTGGTGACTTGGCATGGGCTGCAGGCGATTCGCAAGCACGTGGTTTCCTGATGGGCGCTACGGCTGGACGTACCACATTAAATGGGGAAGGTTTGCAGCATCAGGATGGTCACAGCCATGTATTTGCCAATACCATTCCGAACTGTCGCTCTTATGATCCAACTTATGCTTACGAGTTGGCTGTAATCATTCAAGACGGTATTAAACGCATGTATCACGACAATGAAAACGTGTTCTATTACGTTTCATTGATGAACGAAAACTATCAGCATCCAGACATGCCTGAAGGTGCCGAGGAAGGCATCATCAAGGGCATCTACCAATTGGAGAAAGGTACTGGCAAAGCCAAAAACCGTGTTCAGTTGATGGGGGCTGGTACTATTCTGCGCGAAGTGCGTTTTGCTGCAGAAATTCTGCGCAGCGAATTTGATGTTGAAGCGGATGTATGGAGCGTAACCAGTGTGAATGAACTGACCCGCGATGGTCAGCGCGCTACTCGCTGGAATATGCTGAACCCAACAGCAGCTCCGCGTAAGCCTTACATTACTCAAGTGCTGGAAGCAGCAGAAGGTCCGTTCATCATCTCTACTGACAACCTCAAAACATACTCAGAACAGCTGCGCGCTTATATTCCCGGCGATTACACTGTATTGGGAACAGAAGGTTTCGGTCGCAGTGATACCCGTACCCAGTTGCGTCATTTCTTCGAAGTAAACCGTTACTTCGTGGTAATTGCAGCACTCAAATCTTTGGCAGACCAAGGCAAAATCAAAGCCGATGTGGTTGCCAAAGCCATCAAGAAGTTTGGTATTGATCCGGAAAAAGCGGATCCAATGAGCGTATAAAACCATCGCCCTCTCACAAAGAGGGCGATGTTGTTTGTACTCTTCAAAACATTTATCAAATGTAGAAATAACCGATTAGCGAGGAACTACAGTGGCAATTCAAACTATTAAAGTGCCTGATATTGGCGGCGCAGAAGGCGTTGAAGTAATTGAAATCTCCGTAAAAGTGGGCGATGTCATTGCCGAAGGCGATTCAATTGTCGTACTTGAAACTGACAAGGCTTCAATGGAAATCCCCGCCGATAAAGCAGGTAAAGTTGTCGCTATTAAAGTGAATGTAGGTGACAAAGTCTCTCAGGATGCTTTGTTGTTGGAGGTAGAGGCGGAAGGTGCAGCTGCGCCAGAGCCAGTGGCTGCACCTCAAGTTGCAGCTCCGGCAGCTTCAGCGCCTGTTGCTGCGGCTCCTGCGGCCAGTACTGAAATCAATATGGTAGTTCCTGATATCGGTGGTGCAGAAGGCGTTGAAGTCATCGAGATTTCCGTGAAAGTTGGCGATGAAATTGCCGCTGGTGATTCGTTAATTGTACTGGAAACTGATAAAGCTTCGATGGAAATCCCCGCGGAAGCGGCCGGTAAAATTATTAGCTTGGCAGTAAAAGTAGGTGACAAGTTATCCCAAGGTTCTGTCATCGGTGTATTGGCTACCGCTGGTGGTGCCGCACCAGCCGCCGTACCTGCAAAAACTGAAGCAGCCTCAGCGCAAAAAGTTGAAGCAGCACCCGCACCCAAAGCAGAAGCTCCGAAAGCTGCTCCTGCACCTGCTGCAGAAGTCGAACAAACTGGTGATGTGTACGCTGGCCCCGCAGTGCGTAAACTTGCTCGTCAACTCGGTGTTGATATGGGCAAAGTGTCTGGCACTGGCCCGCGTGGTCGTCTGCAAAAAGATGACATCCGCTCTTATGTGAAACCTATCGTACAAGCTGCACAATCTGGTGCTTCTGTTGGTGGTTCTGGTATTCCAGCTCTGCCAGTGATCGATTACTCCAAGTTTGGTGAAATCGAAATAGTTAAGATGAGCAAAATCAAGAAGCTGACTGCCGAAGCAATGACGCGCAGCTGGTTGAATGTTCCTCGTATTACCCAATTTGATGATGCCGATATCACTGATCTTGAAGCTTTCCGTAACAGCATGAAAGCAGAAGCGGAAAAGCGTGGCAGCAAATTGACTCCATTGCCTTTTATCGTAAAAGCAGTTGCTGCAGCTTTGGTTGCTGAACCTTCGTTTAATGTATCTATGCATCAAGATGGCGAAAGCATTGTGCACAAGAAATTTGTACACATTGGTATAGCGGTAGATACACCAAATGGTCTGTTGGTTCCTGTTGTGCGTAATGCCGATAAGAAAGGTTTATTCGAGCTAGCCGATGAAATTAATGTGCTCGCTAAAAAAGCGCGTGATGGCAAATTAACACCAGCAGAAATGCAGGGCGGTTGCTTCACGATTTCCAGTTTGGGCGCTATGGGTGGTAACGGCTTTACACCAATGGTATCTGCACCAACTGAAGTGGGTATTTTGGGTGTATCACGCGCGCAAATGAAACCGGTATGGAATGGTAAGGAATTTATTCCGCGTAACATGTTGCCCTTGTCACTGTCATACGATCACCGTGCTGTAAATGGCGCGGATGCTGGTCGCTTTATGACATATTTGGTTTCTGTGATTGGCGATTTACGCCGTTTATTGTTGTAATGTTTGTGGTGTGTTAATCAAAAAGGCCAGCAATTGCTGGCCTTTTTGTTTTGATTATTTTTTCGCTTACCACTAATAAAACTAATAAAAGTGATTTTTCAAAGCGGCACAAATTTCGGTAACCTCAATTTACCGCTGAGTGGTTATCTATGCGTATTATTAGTTATTTTTT belongs to Cellvibrio sp. pealriver and includes:
- the aceE gene encoding pyruvate dehydrogenase (acetyl-transferring), homodimeric type gives rise to the protein MLQDIDAIETKEWLDALKSVVRHAGKDRAAELLKALSESAVNHGIEQPSSIQTPYRNSIPTDKEITSPGDVALERKIRSIIRWNAMAMVMKANDNDEGLGGHIASFASSATLYDVGFNHFFRGNDGDTPGDLIYFQGHVSPGMYARSYVEGRLNESHLDNFRREVNGGGLSSYPHPWLMPDYWQFPTVSMGLGPIKSIYQARFNRYMEARGLIPVTDRKVWAFLGDGECDEPESLGAISLAAREKLDNLIFVINCNLQRLDGPVRGNGKIVQELEGVFRGAGWNVIKVLWGRGWDKLLAKDKTGLLQKRMDEVVDGEMQNYKANGGAYTREHFFGKYPELLELVSDMSDDDIMALARGGHDSHKVYNAYYQATNTKGKPTVILAQTVKGYGMGSSGEAINKTHSVKSLVIEDLKKFRDRFELPISDEDLPNLPYYRPAEDSPEMQYMRARRQVLKGYLPSRNASFDPLLVPALDAFAAQLKSTGEREISTTMSFVRILSSLVKDKNIGKQIVPIVPDEARTFGMEGMFKTVGIYSSEGQKYVPHDAGQMMSYHESATGQILEEGINEAGSMASWIAAATAYSNYRKPMIPFYIYYSMFGFQRIGDLAWAAGDSQARGFLMGATAGRTTLNGEGLQHQDGHSHVFANTIPNCRSYDPTYAYELAVIIQDGIKRMYHDNENVFYYVSLMNENYQHPDMPEGAEEGIIKGIYQLEKGTGKAKNRVQLMGAGTILREVRFAAEILRSEFDVEADVWSVTSVNELTRDGQRATRWNMLNPTAAPRKPYITQVLEAAEGPFIISTDNLKTYSEQLRAYIPGDYTVLGTEGFGRSDTRTQLRHFFEVNRYFVVIAALKSLADQGKIKADVVAKAIKKFGIDPEKADPMSV
- the aceF gene encoding dihydrolipoyllysine-residue acetyltransferase, which produces MAIQTIKVPDIGGAEGVEVIEISVKVGDVIAEGDSIVVLETDKASMEIPADKAGKVVAIKVNVGDKVSQDALLLEVEAEGAAAPEPVAAPQVAAPAASAPVAAAPAASTEINMVVPDIGGAEGVEVIEISVKVGDEIAAGDSLIVLETDKASMEIPAEAAGKIISLAVKVGDKLSQGSVIGVLATAGGAAPAAVPAKTEAASAQKVEAAPAPKAEAPKAAPAPAAEVEQTGDVYAGPAVRKLARQLGVDMGKVSGTGPRGRLQKDDIRSYVKPIVQAAQSGASVGGSGIPALPVIDYSKFGEIEIVKMSKIKKLTAEAMTRSWLNVPRITQFDDADITDLEAFRNSMKAEAEKRGSKLTPLPFIVKAVAAALVAEPSFNVSMHQDGESIVHKKFVHIGIAVDTPNGLLVPVVRNADKKGLFELADEINVLAKKARDGKLTPAEMQGGCFTISSLGAMGGNGFTPMVSAPTEVGILGVSRAQMKPVWNGKEFIPRNMLPLSLSYDHRAVNGADAGRFMTYLVSVIGDLRRLLL